GGCTCACGCCGGTCAGCCCGCTGGCTGGACATCACTCAGGCGGTGAAAGGTGGTGCTCGCGGCGATCGCGTCCCGAGCCAGCCAGTAAAGGCATAGGGCGGCAGGATCGCGTCATAGGTCCTGACGAAGATCGTAGCAGTGGCGACCGGCTCGACCGTGACGCTGGCGGTAACCTCGGCGGCGGCCGGTGCAACGCTGATGCCCGAGCAGAGCAGGCAATGATCGGCCGCCAGCGGCTTGTGGGCCGGCACCGATCCGTCGTCGCGAACGGTGGTCATGCCCTCCATCGTGCAGAGCACGAGAAGGCCGCCGGGGGCCGCAACCGCCGAGGAATGGCTGACCGCTCCCAGAAGACCTGTCGCCGCGATGACATAGGCCATGGCCGCCACCACGAGGGTGCGCACATGCCGATATCGGGCGCTGCGAAAGAGGTTCATGGTCTTGATGTGCTCCGGTGTGAAACAGGAGTCAATTGTCTCTTGGGCATCAGTGCTTTTCATCTCAACCTTGCTGGTGGACGGCAGTATGCTTGCCCCCTCCAAGGCTGTTGGACAGGCGATCAATGACTCCCGACGACCCGAAGGTTCCGCCGCGCCGCCGCCTCGCCGACGCGCGCCCACGCATCCGCATCGTGTTCGGCGAAGGCCTGCGCCTCGGCCCGGGCAAGATCGAACTGCTGGAGGCGATCGACAAGACAGGCTCGATCTCGGCGGCGGGACGGTCTCTCGGCATGTCCTACCGGCGGGCCTGGCTCTTGGTCGATGCGATGAACACCATGTTTGCAAGCCCGGTGACCACGGCAGCGGCCGGCGGCGCGCAGGGCGGCGGCGCACATATTACCGACTTCGGCCGGCGCCTGATTCTCGCCTACCGGTCGGTCGAGCGGAAGACCGGCGAACTCGTGCAGCAGGAACTCGCTGATCTGGACGGGGACATGGGCCCCGCGCCCTGATTGCGAAACCGTGATCACGCGGGGGCCTGCGTCCGGTCCTGTGGGCTTGGCATGTCTCCATGCCCATGCTTGTCTCAGCCGCATAACAAACTGGGAGGTTCACCATGGCCGCTTCGCGTCGCCATTTCATCGCCGGATCGGCGGCCGCAGCCGCCGGCTCGCTTGCCACGCCGGCCGCTGCCCAGGCCGCAAAGCCGGTCTTCGCGGTGGCGCAGACCACCATCCCGATCGTCGGCACGACGGATGTCTTTCCGGTCCGCCGCATCTATTGCATCGGCCGCAACTACGCGGCTCATGCCCGCGAGATGGGGTCTGATCCGACCCGGGAGCCGCCCTTCTTCTTTCAGAAGCCGACCGACGCGATCCAGTTCGTTGCCCCCGGCACGGTCGCCGACCATCCCTATCCGACGCTGACCAGCAACTACCATTACGAGGTGGAACTGGTTGCAGCGTTGAAATCCGGCGGTCGCGACATTCCGATCGAGAAGGCGCTCGACCATGTCTATGGCTATGCGCTGGGCCTCGACATGACCCGCCGCGACCTGCAGCGCGCCATGGGGAACGAGAAGAAGCCGTGGGAAATCGGCAAGAGCTTCGATCGCTCCGCGCCGATCGGGCCGCTCCACAGGGTGGAACAGGTCGGCCATTTCGCCGATGGAGCGATCTCGCTCGCGGTCAATGGCACGGTGAAGCAGAACGCCACGCTGAAGCACATGATCTGGTCGGTGGCCGAGCAGATTTCCCGGCTCTCCGCCGCCAACGAGCTGTTTGCCGGCGACATCATCTATTCCGGCACCCCGGAAAATGTCGGTCCGGTGGTCAAGGGCGACGTGATCCTCTGCAAGCTCGACAAGCTGCCGGACCTGTCGATCAAGATCGTCTGACGCGTCACGCATGAACAACGACCGGCGGGGCCATGCATCCCGCCGGCGCAAGCGGCCAATGCGCCGCATTCCAGGAGGACGTCCATGATCCGCGCACTCGCGCTCGCCGGCCTTGCCTTGTCTGCTCTCGCCGGGCCACTCCATGCCCAGGCCTTCCCGTCGCGCGCCGTGACCATGATCGTGGTCTTCGCGCCGGGCGGCCCGACCGATGTGCTCGCCCGCATCGTCGCCGACCACATGAGCCGCACGCTCGGCCAGCCCGTGGTGATCGAGAATGCCGCCGGTGCCGGCGGGACGCTCGGCGGTGGCCGCGGCGCGCGCGCCGCACCCGACGGCTACACGCTCACCGTCGGCAGCCTCGGCAGCCATGCGGCGGCGCCCTCGCTGTACAAATCCATGCCCTACGATCCGCGCGAGCTGGAGCCGGTCGGTGTCATCGCCGGCACGCCCGGCTATGTCGTTGTGCGCAAGGAATTCCCCGCGCAGACCTTCGCCGAGCTGATGGCCTATATGCGCGCCAATCCCGGCAAGGTGACGCTCGGCCATGCCGGTGTCGGCTCGACGCCGCATCTCGGCTGCCTGTTCCTCGAATATCTGACCGGTCAGAAGACCCTGCAGACGCCGTATCGCGGTTCGGGTCCGGCGATGAACGATCTCGTCGCCGGCCACATCGACCTGATGTGCGATCTCGCGCCCACGGTGGTCCCGCAGATCCAGGCCGGGACGATCCGCGGCCTGATGGTCGCCCAGCCCGAGCGCCTGAGCGTCACCCCCAATGTGCCGACCTCGCGCGAGGCGGGGCTGGAGCGCTATCTGTTCACCGGCTGGAATGCGATTTTCGCGCCGAAGGACACACCGAAGCCGGCGATCGAGGTGCTGTCGCGCGCGCTGCAGGCAGCGCTCGCCGATCCAGCCGTGCGCGCCAAGATCCAGGAGATCGGCTCGCTGCCGCCAAAGCCCGAGGAGCAGACGCCGGACCATCTGCGCCAGCTGGTGCGCGCCGAGGTCGATCGCTGGGCACAGGTGATCAAGGCTGCCGGCGTCGAGCCGCAATGACCGCAACACCGCATCGGATGTCCGCATGACCGAGACCAGCATTCCCTTCTGCGCCGCCTATGATCCGTCGCCCCGCGCGCCGGCCTTCAAGGCGCCGCCGAAATCCTGCGACACCCATGCCCATGTCTTCGGGCCGGCGGACCTCTATCCCTATTCGCCGAAGCGGGGTTACACGCCTCCGGATGCGAGGCTCGCGGCCTATCAGCACCTCCATCAGGTGCTCGGCATCGAGCGGGCAGTGCTGACCCAGCCCAGCGTCTATGGCACCGACAACCGCGCGATCCTCGATGTCGTTGCGACCGATCCCAAACGCTATCGAGCGGTGGTGGCGGTCGGCCGCGATGTGACCGATGCCGAGCTGAAAGCGCTCGACAAGGCGGGCGCCCGCGGCATCCGCATCAATCTTGTCGACAAGGGCGGCATGCCTTTCGACACATGGGACGATTTCGAGGCGGTGGCGAAGCGCATCGCCGATCTCGGCTGGCACGTGGAATTCCTGGTCCACGTCCATTCCTTCGAGGGCCTGACCGAGAAGCTCCGGCGTCTGCCGGTCGACAGCGTCATCGGGCACATGGGCTATATGGCGACGGGGGAGGGGCTCCAGAACCCGGCCTGGCGGCGCTTCGTCGATCTGGTCGCCGAAGGCCGCACCTGGGTCAAGCTCACCGGACCCTATCGGATCACAGCCGAGAAGCAGGCGCCCTATCCCGACGTCGTGCCATTTGCCCGCGATCTCGTTGCGGCGCGGGCCGACCGCATCATCTGGGGCACCGACTGGCCGCACCCAGCGTGCAAGATTGCCATGCCCAACGATACCGACCTGTTCGATCCGCTGACCGAATGGGTGCCGGATGCACCCACCCGCCACGCCGTGCTGGTCGACAATCCCGCCCGTCTCTACGGGTTCTGACGCCATGAAGGAGCGACTGCCATGCCAAGTGCTTCGCCGTCCCGCCGTTCCTTCACCCTCGGCTCGCTGGGGGCAGCCGTGACGTTTGGCTCAGCCGGGGCCCAGCAGCCGCCGGCAAAGCTGGTGCTCGGCACCGCCACGCCCGGCGGCGGTTTCCCGCTCTTTGGCGCGGCTGTCCAGGCCGGCGTGCAGGAGGCCGATCCCACCCTGACGCTGGAGACGATCAACACCAAGGGCAGCACCGAAAATGTGCCCCTGCTGGAGGCGGGCCGCATCGATCTTGGCCTCTGCACCGGCGAAGTCGCCTATGAGGCGATGGCGGGCATCGGGCGGACGGCCTCGGGCGTGCGCATCGCCGCCGCCATGTATCCGACCGCCGGCATGTTCGTGGCGCGTGGCGACAATCCCGCCCGTACGATCCGCGATCTCGTCGGCAAGCGGGTGATCTTCGGCGCGCGGGGCTCGGGGCTCGTCGTGCTGGCCCGCTATGCCCTCGACGGCCTGGGGCTCGATCCCGACAAGGATTTCACGCCGGTCTATCTGGAACGCGCCGGCGATGGTCCGGCCATGGTGCTGGACGGCTCGGCCGCGGCGCTCTGGGGTGGCGGTATCGGCTGGCCGGGCTTCGAGACCGTCGCCAAGGGGCCGCAGGGCGCGCGCTTCATCGTGCCGGACGCCTCCGAGATCGACCGGATCACCACGAAACACGCGTTCCTCAAGCGGCTTTCCATGCCTGCCGGTGCCTATCCGGGAATTGCGGCGGACCTGCCGTCTGTGGGCTCGTGGAGCGTCATCCTCGCCCGTCCTGGCCTTGATGACGCTCTGGCCTACCGCTTCGCGAAGGCGCTGCATCAGGCCGAAGGCGGGCTCGGCCGTCGCCTGGCTCAGGCCGCGGCGACGACTGCGCGCAACACGCTCGCCGCCGCGCCGAAGCCTGACTTCATCCATCCCGGTGTCGTCCGCTACCTCCGGGAAGCGGGGATCACCGGCTGAGGGCAGATGCTAGCTGCGGCTGGCCGGCAGGAACGGCACCATCCGGCCGAGCGTACCGTCGCGCAGCCAGAACTGGTGCCCGATGGCTGCGGCCGCATGCAGGCCGGCGAGCAGCACCAGCATGTGGGCCGCAATCTCGTGCACTTCTTCCAGACCCTTGCCGAGCGGGCGGTTCGCCGCCATCGGCGAGGGCAGGGTGACCAGGCCAAAGACACTGACGTCGCGACCCTTGGCGAAGATCAGGGCGAGCCCGATCAGGGGCACCGCCACCATGGCGGCATAGAGCGCGAGGTGTGCCATGCGCGCAGCCCAGGCGATCAAGGGCTGGGACGCGGGCACGGAATCGACCTTCGGCGCCACGGCGTGCCAGCCGAGTCGCACCGCAGTCAGGCCAAGCACCACGACGCCCAGCGACATGTGGTTGCCAAGCATCAGGGCCTTGGTCGGACCCTGGAGGTCCTCCATCAGCAGGCCCAACGCATAGGTACCGACAATGGCGATGGCCACCAGCCAATGGAGGGTCTGGGTGATCGGATCATAACGGTCGCGGGTCATGGAATGTCCCCTTGGTTGTCGTCTGGCAGAGCGGCTGCCGACCGCGGGGGTGCCCGGTTCTTCTCAGCCGGGGCGCCATCCTGTCGAGTTAAACAAGTGTAATGGAGCGCCGGATGCGGCGCGGTGATGCCGATCAAGGATGCGTCGTTGGAGACGTTGCATCTTTTCGCTTAACACGTTAATCAATGACGCAAGAACAGCTCTCGGGAGGAGCGCGCATGCCCCATCTTGTCATCGAGTATTCGGCCAATCTCGACCCGCTGGTCGACATGGCCGCGCTGTGCGAGGCAGCGCGCACCGCCGCCGTCGAGGCCGGCATCTTCCCTGTCGGTGGCATCAGGGTGCGGGCGCACCGCTGCGATCATGCGGCGATCGCCGATGGCAATCCCGCCCATGCATTCCTCGATGCCACGCTGAAGATCGGCCAGGGTCGTGACCTGGCGACCAAGCGGAAGGCGGGCGACCATGTTTTCGCGGCCCTCTCTCGCGCGCTCGATCCGGCCTTTGCCGCGACCACGGTCGCGCTCTCCTTCGAGATCCGCGAGATCGACGAGCTCAACTGGAAGCGCAATTCCATCCACGATGCCCTGAAGAGGAGCGCCTGACATGGCAGCCCCGGCCCCCGCCAATGCCTTCGCCACCAACCAGGCCCGTGCCCGCGTGCTGCTCGACAAGCTGAAGGCGGACGGCATCGGCCATCACATTGCCGGCAAGCGCGTGGCCTCGGCGAAGACCTTCGAGACGTCGTCGCCGATCGACAAGTCGATCCTCGCCGTGGTGGCGGAGGGCGGCGTCGCCGAGATCGACCAGGCGGCGGAGGCGGCTCACAAGGCCTTCAAATCCTGGCGCAATCTCAATCCCGACAAGCGCCGCGCCATCCTGCACAAGGTGGCCGACGTGATCGAGGCCCATGCCGATGACATCGCGCTCATGGAATGCGTCGATACAGGCCAGGCGCATCGCTTCATGGCCAAGGCGGCCATCCGCGGCGCCGAGAATTTCCGCTTCTATGCCGACAAATGCGCCGAGGCGCGCGATGGCCTGAACCTGCCGGCGCCCGATCATTGGAATGTCACGACGCGCGTGCCGATCGGCCCGGTTGGCGTGATCACGCCCTGGAACACGCCCTTCATGCTCTCGACCTGGAAGATCGCCCCCGCGCTGGCGGCCGGCTGCACGGTCGTCCACAAGCCGGCCGAATGGTCGCCGGTCACCGCCGACCTTCTGCCCCGCCTTCTGGCCGAGGCCGGCGTGCCCGACGGTGTGCTCAACACCGTGCATGGTTTCGGCGAGACGGCGGGCCGCCTGCTCACCGAGCACCCGCTGATCAAGGCGATCGGCTTTGTCGGCGAGAGTTCGACTGGCTCGGCCATCATGGCCCAGGGCTCAAAGACCCTGAAGCGCGTGCACTTCGAGCTCGGCGGCAAGAACCCGGTCATCGTCTTCGACGACGCCGATCTCGACCGGGCGCTCGATGCCGTCGTCTTCATGATCTACTCGCTGAACGGCGAACGCTGCACCTCGTCGTCGCGCCTGCTGGTGCAGGAGGGGATCGCGGCCGAGTTCACGGCCCGACTTGCTGAACGTGTTAAGAAACTCAAGGTCGGTCATCCCCTCGATCCGGCGACCGAAATCGGCCCGCTGATCCACGAGCGCCATTTCCAGAAGGTCTGCTCCTATTTCGACATTGCCCGCACCGATGGCGCGGTCATCGCGGCGGGCGGCAAGCCTTACGACGGGCCGGGCGGCGGCTTTTATGTCGAGCCGACCCTGGTGACGGGCGGCAACCCGACCATGCGGGTGGCGCAGGAAGAGGTCTTTGGCCCCTATCTGACCGTCATTCCGTTCAAGGACGAGGCGGAGGCGGTCGCGATCTCAAACAATGTCGATTATGGCCTCACCGGCTATGTCTGGACCGCCAATATGGAGCGGGCGCTGCGCGTCGCCGACGATCTCGAAGCCGGCATGATCTGGCTGAACTCGGAAAATGTCCGCCACCTGCCAACGCCCTTCGGCGGCATGAAGGCCTCCGGAATCGGTCGCGACGGCGGCGATTATTCGTTCGATTTCTACATGGAGACCAAGAACATCTGCCTCGCCAAGGGCAGCCACAAGGTGCCGAAACTGGGGGCGTGAAGTCAAAAGTGTCCTTCGAGGCTCGCTGACGCTCGCACCTCAGGATGAGGTGTGGATGGATGGTGCAGCAAGTCTCGTTGGCCATTTTCGCAGAAGGCGGATGCTCTTCTTACCTCATCCTGAGGTGCGAGGCGAAGCCGAGCCTCGAAGGACCTCCTTCTTCGAACCAATCCGACCAACCAACAAAAACAAATCCACCCGAGGACACGCCGATGCCGGTACCCACCCACATCTTCGATCCGCCCTTCCACATCGTCCGCTGCAGCCATGTCGTGCTCGATGTCGCCGACCTCGCAGCGAGCCGCGCCTTCTATGAGGGTGTGGTCGGCCTGCGGGTGACGGACGCTGATGCAGATGCTGTCTATTTGCGCGGCGTCGAGGAGCGCCAACACCACTCTCTGGTGCTTCGCAAGGCGGCCGGCGCGGCCTGCCGGCGCATCGGCTTTCGAGCCGGAACGGAGGCCGACCTCGACAAGGCCGCGGCGCATTTCTTGAGGCTCGGCCTGCCAGCGACCTTCGTCAATCTGCCGTTCCAGGGGCGTACCCTGCAGGTGACCGATCCCTCGGGCTTCCCGCTCGAATTCGTGGCGTCCATGGAGAAGCGGCCGTCATCACTCCAGAAATATGCCGACTATCAGGGCGTGCGCGCCCAGCGGCTGGATCATTTCAACGTGCTGGCGCCCGAGGTGCAGCAAAGCCTCGATTTCTACGCGACGCTGGGCTTCCGCCTGACCGAATATGCCGAGGAGGACGGGCCGGACGGCCGCATCGCCGCAGGCTGGATGCATCGCAAGGGCAATGTCCACGACCTCGCCTTCACCAATGGCCGCGGCCCTCGCCTGCATCACTTCTGCTACTGGGTGCCGACCGCCCTCGACATCATCCATCTCTGCGATGTCATGGCGACCTCCGGCTATCTCGCCAATATGGAGCGGGGTCCCGGCCGCCACGGCATTTCCAATGCCTTCTTCCTCTATATCCGCGACCCCGATGGCCATCGCCTGGAACTCTACACCTCCGACTACCAGACCATGGACCCGGACCACGAGCCGATCCGCTGGTCGCTGCGCGATCCCCGGCGGCAGACACTCTGGGGCTCGCCCGCGCCGAAATCCTGGTTCGAGGAGGGCAGTGCCTTCGCCGATCAGCCGCAGCGCGATGCCGCCTTCGTCGCCAATGTCATCGTCGCGAGCTGAACTCGGATGAATGCCAGGCCCGCCCAGGCACCAACGAGCCGCGTGCGCCTGCGCGATTTCTCGCGTTCGCTGCCCATGGGTCTGCTGCGGGCGCGCGAGGCGGTGATGCGTCACTTCCGGTCGGCGTTGCGGCGCTACGACCTGACCGAGCAGCAATGGCGCGTGCTGCGCGCGCTGTCCTCCGTCGACGAGATCGAGGCGGCCGATCTCGCACGCTCCACCTTCCTGCTGGCGCCGAGCCTCTCGCGCATCCTGCGCGACCTCGAGGCGCGCGTGCTCATCCGGCGCCGCGTGCCGCAGGAGGATCAGCGCAAGAGCCTGATCGCCATCGCCCCGGAGGGGATCGCCTTGATGGAGATCGTCGCGCCCCATTCCGAGGCGATCTATGCGGATATCACCCGCCGCTTCGGTGCCGACAAGCTCGCGGTTCTGCAGGACCTCCTGCGCGAGCTTGAGCGCGAGATGAACAGCTTCGGTCCGAACGGCGAAGAGGGCCAATGACCATGCAGGAGAACCAGCCGATGACAGGCCCCAGGACCCGCCGCATGACCGGAGGCGAGGCGATCGTCGCGGGCCTTCTCGCCCAGGGCGTGGACACCCTCTTCGGCCTGCCGGGCGCCCAGATGTATCCGCTGTTCGATGCGCTGGCGCAGGTGCCCGACCAGATCCGCACCATCGGCGCGCGCCACGAACAGGCCTGCGGCTACATGGCTTTCGGCTATGCCCGCTCCACCGGCCGCACCGGCGTCTATTCGGTCGTGCCGGGGCCGGGCGTGCTGAACACCACGGCAGCGTTGGCCACGGCCTGGGGCTGCAACACGCCGGTGGTCTGCCTCACTGGTCAGATCCCATCGGCCTTCATCGGCAAGCGGCGTGGCCACCTCCACGAGATCGCCGACCAGCTCGGCACGCTCCGCTCGGTGGTCAAATGGGCCGAGCGGATCGAGCGGGTGGAGGATGCGCCAGCGCTTGTGGCCGAGGCCTTCCGGCAGGCGCAATCCGGCCGGCCAGGCCCCGTCGCGCTGGAAATGGCCTGGGACGTGATGGCCTCCTCCGCCGATGTGCCGGAAGCTCTCCCGGCCGTTCTCGATCCGCACCCGCAAATCGACCGTCAGCAGCTGGCCGGAGCGCTGGCACTGGTCGCCAAGGCCGAGCGGCCGATGATCATGACCGGTTCGGGTGCCCAGCATGCGAGTGCTGCCGTGACCGAACTCGCCCGTATGATCGGTGCGCCTGTCGCCGCCTTCCGCGGTGGGCGCGGCGTCGTCGATGAGACGTCCGCACTCGGCATGTCGTCCTATGCGGCCTCGCGCTACTACGCCGATTGCGACCTGGTGATCGGCATCGGTACCAGGCTTGAAATGCCCACCATGCGCTGGGGCGACATGATGCGCGTGGTCGACCGGCTCGAGAGCGCGAAGCTCATTCGCATCGACATCGACCCGGCCGAAATGGACCGGCTGAAGGCCGATGTCGGACTTGTGGCCGATGCAGCCTGCGCCGCCGAAGCGCTGGTCGCGGCCCTCACGATCTCGGGCCATCGGGCAGCCGAGAACGGTGCGAAGATCGCGGCAGTCAAGGCGCAGGCCGCCCGCGAGACGGCAGGCGTGCAGCCGCAGCTGGCCTATCTCGATGTCATCCGCGACGTGCTGCCGCCGGACGGCCTGCTGGTGGAGGAGCTCTGCCAGGTCGGTTTTGCCAGCTATTTCGCCTATCCCGTGCAGCGGCCGCGAACCTATGTCTCCACCGGCTTCCAGGGCACGCTCGGCTTCGGCTTCCAGACCGCCCTCGGCGTCAAGGTGGCCCATCCCGACAAGCCGGTCGTCTCGATCACCGGCGATGGCGGATTCCTGTTCGGCGTGCAGGAACTGGCGACCGCCGTCCAGTACGGCATCGGGCTGGTGACGGTGGTCTTCAACAACGAGGCCTATGGCAATGTCCGCCGCGACCAGGAAACCCGCTATGGCAACCGACTGATCGGCGCCGATCTGGTCAATCCGGACTTCCTCATGCTGGCGAAAGCCTTCGGTCTCGATGGCCACCGGGTCCATGCGCCGGCCGAGTTGAAACCGGTGCTGGCCGCAGCTCTGGCCAAGGGGGAGCCGGCGCTGATCGAGGTGGTGCTGCCACGCGGATCGGAGGCCTCGCCCTGGCCGTTCATCCACCCGGTGAAGAGCTATTGAGACGGCGCCGTTCCTTTCTCCCCCTCTGTCATTGGAGAGAGGTCCTTCGAGGCTCGCTTCGCTCGCACCTCAGGATGAGGTAGGGATGAAGTCCGAGATCCGAGACGGGTCTCAGGCCAGCGGTTGGATTGATCCCGGCGAGCGGAATGCTGCAGGCTCCTCATCCCGAGGCGTGAGCGCTAGCCAGCCTCGAAGGATCATCTTGGGAGGCGTGTCGTGACTACAATCAAGCCCATCCGCATGCTGACCCGCCGCACCGTTCTCGCCGCCGGTGCCTCCGCCCTGGCCGCCCCCGCGCTGCGCGCGCAATCCGGGCCCTTACGCTTCATCTTCCCCTTCGCAGCTGGCGGGGCCGGGGACGCGCTCGCCCGCATCGTTGCCGACGAGGTCGGTCGAGCGCTGGGCGAGACGACGCTCGTCGAGGCACGGCCGGGTGCCGGCGGACAGATCGGCACGCAGGCTGTGATCAACGCCGCGCCCGACGGCCGCACCTTCCTGGTGACGCCGGTCGCGCCCATCATCATCCACCCGATCGTGTTCCCGCAGTTGCC
This region of Phreatobacter aquaticus genomic DNA includes:
- a CDS encoding 5-carboxymethyl-2-hydroxymuconate Delta-isomerase; translated protein: MPHLVIEYSANLDPLVDMAALCEAARTAAVEAGIFPVGGIRVRAHRCDHAAIADGNPAHAFLDATLKIGQGRDLATKRKAGDHVFAALSRALDPAFAATTVALSFEIREIDELNWKRNSIHDALKRSA
- a CDS encoding cytochrome b, giving the protein MTRDRYDPITQTLHWLVAIAIVGTYALGLLMEDLQGPTKALMLGNHMSLGVVVLGLTAVRLGWHAVAPKVDSVPASQPLIAWAARMAHLALYAAMVAVPLIGLALIFAKGRDVSVFGLVTLPSPMAANRPLGKGLEEVHEIAAHMLVLLAGLHAAAAIGHQFWLRDGTLGRMVPFLPASRS
- a CDS encoding winged helix-turn-helix domain-containing protein; protein product: MTPDDPKVPPRRRLADARPRIRIVFGEGLRLGPGKIELLEAIDKTGSISAAGRSLGMSYRRAWLLVDAMNTMFASPVTTAAAGGAQGGGAHITDFGRRLILAYRSVERKTGELVQQELADLDGDMGPAP
- a CDS encoding TAXI family TRAP transporter solute-binding subunit; its protein translation is MPSASPSRRSFTLGSLGAAVTFGSAGAQQPPAKLVLGTATPGGGFPLFGAAVQAGVQEADPTLTLETINTKGSTENVPLLEAGRIDLGLCTGEVAYEAMAGIGRTASGVRIAAAMYPTAGMFVARGDNPARTIRDLVGKRVIFGARGSGLVVLARYALDGLGLDPDKDFTPVYLERAGDGPAMVLDGSAAALWGGGIGWPGFETVAKGPQGARFIVPDASEIDRITTKHAFLKRLSMPAGAYPGIAADLPSVGSWSVILARPGLDDALAYRFAKALHQAEGGLGRRLAQAAATTARNTLAAAPKPDFIHPGVVRYLREAGITG
- a CDS encoding DUF2946 family protein, which codes for MNLFRSARYRHVRTLVVAAMAYVIAATGLLGAVSHSSAVAAPGGLLVLCTMEGMTTVRDDGSVPAHKPLAADHCLLCSGISVAPAAAEVTASVTVEPVATATIFVRTYDAILPPYAFTGWLGTRSPRAPPFTA
- a CDS encoding tripartite tricarboxylate transporter substrate-binding protein, with translation MIRALALAGLALSALAGPLHAQAFPSRAVTMIVVFAPGGPTDVLARIVADHMSRTLGQPVVIENAAGAGGTLGGGRGARAAPDGYTLTVGSLGSHAAAPSLYKSMPYDPRELEPVGVIAGTPGYVVVRKEFPAQTFAELMAYMRANPGKVTLGHAGVGSTPHLGCLFLEYLTGQKTLQTPYRGSGPAMNDLVAGHIDLMCDLAPTVVPQIQAGTIRGLMVAQPERLSVTPNVPTSREAGLERYLFTGWNAIFAPKDTPKPAIEVLSRALQAALADPAVRAKIQEIGSLPPKPEEQTPDHLRQLVRAEVDRWAQVIKAAGVEPQ
- the hpaD gene encoding 3,4-dihydroxyphenylacetate 2,3-dioxygenase, producing the protein MPVPTHIFDPPFHIVRCSHVVLDVADLAASRAFYEGVVGLRVTDADADAVYLRGVEERQHHSLVLRKAAGAACRRIGFRAGTEADLDKAAAHFLRLGLPATFVNLPFQGRTLQVTDPSGFPLEFVASMEKRPSSLQKYADYQGVRAQRLDHFNVLAPEVQQSLDFYATLGFRLTEYAEEDGPDGRIAAGWMHRKGNVHDLAFTNGRGPRLHHFCYWVPTALDIIHLCDVMATSGYLANMERGPGRHGISNAFFLYIRDPDGHRLELYTSDYQTMDPDHEPIRWSLRDPRRQTLWGSPAPKSWFEEGSAFADQPQRDAAFVANVIVAS
- the hpaE gene encoding 5-carboxymethyl-2-hydroxymuconate semialdehyde dehydrogenase encodes the protein MAAPAPANAFATNQARARVLLDKLKADGIGHHIAGKRVASAKTFETSSPIDKSILAVVAEGGVAEIDQAAEAAHKAFKSWRNLNPDKRRAILHKVADVIEAHADDIALMECVDTGQAHRFMAKAAIRGAENFRFYADKCAEARDGLNLPAPDHWNVTTRVPIGPVGVITPWNTPFMLSTWKIAPALAAGCTVVHKPAEWSPVTADLLPRLLAEAGVPDGVLNTVHGFGETAGRLLTEHPLIKAIGFVGESSTGSAIMAQGSKTLKRVHFELGGKNPVIVFDDADLDRALDAVVFMIYSLNGERCTSSSRLLVQEGIAAEFTARLAERVKKLKVGHPLDPATEIGPLIHERHFQKVCSYFDIARTDGAVIAAGGKPYDGPGGGFYVEPTLVTGGNPTMRVAQEEVFGPYLTVIPFKDEAEAVAISNNVDYGLTGYVWTANMERALRVADDLEAGMIWLNSENVRHLPTPFGGMKASGIGRDGGDYSFDFYMETKNICLAKGSHKVPKLGA
- a CDS encoding thiamine pyrophosphate-dependent enzyme; translated protein: MTGPRTRRMTGGEAIVAGLLAQGVDTLFGLPGAQMYPLFDALAQVPDQIRTIGARHEQACGYMAFGYARSTGRTGVYSVVPGPGVLNTTAALATAWGCNTPVVCLTGQIPSAFIGKRRGHLHEIADQLGTLRSVVKWAERIERVEDAPALVAEAFRQAQSGRPGPVALEMAWDVMASSADVPEALPAVLDPHPQIDRQQLAGALALVAKAERPMIMTGSGAQHASAAVTELARMIGAPVAAFRGGRGVVDETSALGMSSYAASRYYADCDLVIGIGTRLEMPTMRWGDMMRVVDRLESAKLIRIDIDPAEMDRLKADVGLVADAACAAEALVAALTISGHRAAENGAKIAAVKAQAARETAGVQPQLAYLDVIRDVLPPDGLLVEELCQVGFASYFAYPVQRPRTYVSTGFQGTLGFGFQTALGVKVAHPDKPVVSITGDGGFLFGVQELATAVQYGIGLVTVVFNNEAYGNVRRDQETRYGNRLIGADLVNPDFLMLAKAFGLDGHRVHAPAELKPVLAAALAKGEPALIEVVLPRGSEASPWPFIHPVKSY
- a CDS encoding fumarylacetoacetate hydrolase family protein; this translates as MAASRRHFIAGSAAAAAGSLATPAAAQAAKPVFAVAQTTIPIVGTTDVFPVRRIYCIGRNYAAHAREMGSDPTREPPFFFQKPTDAIQFVAPGTVADHPYPTLTSNYHYEVELVAALKSGGRDIPIEKALDHVYGYALGLDMTRRDLQRAMGNEKKPWEIGKSFDRSAPIGPLHRVEQVGHFADGAISLAVNGTVKQNATLKHMIWSVAEQISRLSAANELFAGDIIYSGTPENVGPVVKGDVILCKLDKLPDLSIKIV
- the hpaR gene encoding homoprotocatechuate degradation operon regulator HpaR encodes the protein MNARPAQAPTSRVRLRDFSRSLPMGLLRAREAVMRHFRSALRRYDLTEQQWRVLRALSSVDEIEAADLARSTFLLAPSLSRILRDLEARVLIRRRVPQEDQRKSLIAIAPEGIALMEIVAPHSEAIYADITRRFGADKLAVLQDLLRELEREMNSFGPNGEEGQ
- a CDS encoding amidohydrolase family protein: MTETSIPFCAAYDPSPRAPAFKAPPKSCDTHAHVFGPADLYPYSPKRGYTPPDARLAAYQHLHQVLGIERAVLTQPSVYGTDNRAILDVVATDPKRYRAVVAVGRDVTDAELKALDKAGARGIRINLVDKGGMPFDTWDDFEAVAKRIADLGWHVEFLVHVHSFEGLTEKLRRLPVDSVIGHMGYMATGEGLQNPAWRRFVDLVAEGRTWVKLTGPYRITAEKQAPYPDVVPFARDLVAARADRIIWGTDWPHPACKIAMPNDTDLFDPLTEWVPDAPTRHAVLVDNPARLYGF